From one Vespula vulgaris chromosome 25, iyVesVulg1.1, whole genome shotgun sequence genomic stretch:
- the LOC127072304 gene encoding serine protease gd-like, which produces MLLDIAKCVFLIQLVYATNGSVIINSPCPRFFRYVRSNIIETMGQVKIPSPPKNVPLHLKIKLTVAALLPTKYSGQLKLAQSLEESVRAIQENRSLYYLVYFPIRRPIPILTGIWLNNQEYCSAPPALGIIVTSIFLEHILLPPRILLISKNEGNKDNVVPSFEDFLLSNPCRFSLTLPLEKEQSATDLQFPSDNDTTFDTSDGSINTCCQRISNGNNTPVTSKNVKTSTDQWPWMAIILVMRNKLDLQCVGSLITNKHVITAAHCIKMYNVTVPIHTMLVSLGRYHIRDWNEIESVNREVEEYRLHPDFKDDFKNPTADGDLAIIILKNSVNFSPFIRPVCLWSGSNDLEDVIGSTGYAVVWGHEDLINPYLDKPRLIRMTIMSQEDCLRSNSVFVSLTSNRTFCASSKDGNGPCNGDSGSGLLIRKNDGSYFLRGIVSRSIQDEIKMSCDFTQYVVYVDIAKYLDWIRLHIAA; this is translated from the coding sequence ATGCTCCTGGACATTGCAAAATGTGTATTCCTGATTCAGTTGGTGTATGCGACGAACGGATCGGTGATCATTAATTCACCATGCCCGAGATTTTTTCGTTACGTTCGGAGCAATATTATCGAGACAATGGGACAAGTCAAGATACCATCGCCACCGAAAAATGTTCCGttacatttgaaaataaaattaaccgTGGCAGCATTGTTACCCACTAAATACAGTGGTCAACTGAAATTGGCGCAATCGCTAGAAGAATCGGTGAGAGCGATTCAAGAGAATAGATCGTTGTATTATTTAGTTTATTTTCCTATACGCCGACCAATACCGATATTAACAGGCATATGGTTGAACAATCAAGAATATTGTAGTGCTCCACCGGCATTAGGAATTATTGTGACGTCAATTTTTTTGGAACATATATTGTTACCACCtagaatattattgatatctaaaaatgaaggaaacaAGGATAATGTGGTGCCGAGTTTCGAAGATTTTTTATTGTCCAATCCATGTCGATTTTCATTGACTTTACCattggaaaaagaacaatCAGCAACGGACTTGCAATTTCCCTCCGACAATGATACTACTTTTGACACATCTGATGGATCGATTAATACTTGTTGTCAACGCATtagtaatggtaataataCTCCTGTTACATCTAAGAATGTGAAGACATCTACGGATCAATGGCCTTGGATGGCTATTATTCTTGTTAtgagaaataaattagatttgCAGTGTGTCGGTAGTTTGATTACAAACAAGCATGTCATCACAGCGGCGCACTGCATAAAAATGTACAATGTGACTGTACCGATACATACTATGCTTGTTTCTTTGGGACGTTATCATATAAGAGATTGGAATGAAATAGAGTCAGTCAATCGAGAAGTAGAAGAATACAGATTACATCCAGATTTTaaagatgattttaaaaatccaaCGGCTGATGGAGATCTCGCTATTATCATACTAAAAAATTCAGTTAATTTTTCTCCATTTATCAGACCAGTTTGCCTTTGGTCTGGGTCCAATGATTTAGAAGATGTAATCGGTTCCACAGGATATGCTGTTGTTTGGGGTCATGAGGATTTGATTAATCCTTACTTGGATAAACCTCGATTGATCAGAATGACGATAATGTCTCAGGAAGATTGTCTTCGGAGCAATTCAGTCTTCGTATCTCTCACATCAAATCGTACTTTTTGTGCTAGTTCTAAAGATGGTAATGGACCATGTAACGGTGATAGTGGAAGTGGATTGCTAATACGTAAGAATGATGGATCTTATTTCTTACGTGGAATTGTGTCACGGTCCATCCAAGATGAGATTAAGATGTCTTGTGATTTTACGCAATATGTTGTCTATGTTGACATAGCAAAATATCTAGATTGGATACGCTTGCATATCGCTGCTTAA
- the LOC127072314 gene encoding fatty acyl-CoA reductase wat-like isoform X3, whose protein sequence is MMEILKKAVERGTDAAKSDLKFGTSTEYVPSDTTSSVENVNKLTTVQKFYDGQSIFITGGTGFMGKLLIEKLLRGCPGINCVYVLIRKKKEKNVLQRKEELIDDTLFSVLRKEQPEVQRRIVAIEGDCSLPNLGISIADRATLIGEVSIVFHAAATVRFDEKIKLAGAINVRSLKEMIHLSLKMSKLKSFVYVSTAYANCPHKTIEEKFYDPPMDADKFIDLLDSIDEKLLDDITPQLLGEWPNTYVYTKSIAENIVKKHAGLMPIGIFRPAIVIPTHREPICGWIDNMHGLVGVTAGGAMGLIRTNYCDKSINVSVVPGDLTTNALIVSAWDIANNRKFNEEIPIYNYVSKENPINFEEITKLSKKYILLLPSNDAIWYCSFRNIKYRPIYLLYTCFLHLLPALIVDTISFCIGKKPRLLKIYNKIHKVSNLSTYFTTKEWVFINKRWNELLSKVTAKDRELFFCDMKDIIWETYFQRYILGIRTYIIKDPIETLPQARLKFRRLYWMHQALKLVIACVLLMITWAMFSRLL, encoded by the exons ATGATGGAAATCTTGAAGAAAGCGGTCGAACGAGGAACGGACGCTGCAAAAAGTGACTTGAAATTTGGCACATCGACCGAATATGTGCCAAGTGATACCACATCTTCCGTTGAAAACGTCAACAAATTAACGACTGTTCAGAAATTTTACGATGGACAAAGTATTTTCATAACAGGTGGAACAGGTTTTATGGGGAAATTattgattgaaaaattattgagagGATGCCCTGGTATCAATTGCGTATACGTTttgatacgaaagaaaaaagagaaaaacgttcTTCAACGCAAGGAAGAACTTATCGATGATACg TTATTTTCCGTACTGAGGAAGGAGCAACCAGAAGTCCAAAGACGTATAGTCGCGATCGAGGGAGACTGTAGTTTGCCGAATCTCGGTATTTCGATAGCCGATAGAGCTACACTTATCGGAGAAGTCTCTATTGTTTTTCATGCTGCAGCTACAGTGAGGTTcgacgaaaaaattaaattggcAGGAGCTATTAACGTTCGAAGTCTAAAGGAGATGATACACTTGTCTCTAAAAATGTCAAAACTGAAG AGTTTCGTCTACGTATCAACGGCATATGCCAACTGTCCTCACAAAACGATCGAGGAGAAGTTTTATGATCCACCGATGGATGCCGACAAATTCATCGATTTGTTGGATTCTATTGACGAAAAATTGCTCGACGATATTACACCACA GTTGCTTGGAGAATGGCCAAATACATACGTTTATACAAAATCGATCGCCGagaatatcgtaaaaaagCATGCCGGCTTAATGCCGATTGGAATATTTCGCCCCGCGATAG TGATACCCACGCATAGAGAACCTATTTGTGGATGGATCGATAACATGCATGGGCTAGTGGGAGTTACAGCAGGTGGTGCAATGGGATTAATACGAACTAATTATTGCGATAAATCGATTAACGTGAGCGTAGTACCCGGAGATCTGACGACTAATGCGCTAATCGTCAGTGCTTGGGATATAGCAAATAATCGAAA ATTCAACGAAGAAATAcctatttataattacgtGTCTAAAGAAAATCCAATTAATTTCGAggaaataacaaaattgtCAAAGAAGTACATACTGTTATTACCGTCGAACGATGCTATTTGGTACTGCAGCTTCaggaatattaaatatcgCCCAATCTATCTCCTCTATACGTGCTTTCTACATCTACTACCAGCTCTTATCGTCGATACGATATCATTTTGCATAGGTAAAAAGCCAAG gttactgaaaatttataataaaattcacaaAGTGTCAAATTTATCTACTTATTTCACTACTAAGGAATgggtttttattaataaaagatggAACGAATTGTTAAGCAAAGTAACGGCAAAAGACCGTGAATTGTTCTTCTGTGATATGAAAGACATCATTTGGGAAACTTACTTTCAAAGATATATTCTAGGAATAAGAACATATATCATAAAGGATCCCATTGAAACGCTTCCCCAAGCACGTTTAAAATTCCGAAG gCTTTACTGGATGCATCAAGCATTGAAACTTGTTATCGCCTGTGTATTGCTTATGATCACGTGGGCTATGTTTTCCAGACTTTTATAA